Proteins encoded in a region of the Panicum hallii strain FIL2 chromosome 3, PHallii_v3.1, whole genome shotgun sequence genome:
- the LOC112885375 gene encoding vegetative cell wall protein gp1-like, protein MACPPPHAPAAPFLRRRQPSTAPARAVLHCPPPPQAAPPSTAARAAPSRAAPPRPPPPSTAPGRAALDGRPRRPWPRRAAPPSTALHRPRPRRPRRPPAPPLAAPRRPALHRPPPPQAAQPSTAARAAPGRAAPPRPPPPSTAPGRATLDGRPRRPTPPRPGPCRPPPPSTALHRPLHLKSYFSQGRSGPSTRASGVADHHEAQLQGEEEVNGEGNAHVQVQAHQDDNSEEVDGQEFEGITEFNPDHIISDPGLRIPIDRFAPNIRDEVRRAFIAKVKEQMAIIVRFVNKKGEVIERFLGINHVKDTTSESLKKVLVEMLSDHGLVVAKL, encoded by the exons ATGGCCTG TCCACCGCCCCATGCCCCCGCGGCCCcgttcctccgccgccggcagcCCTCCACCGCCCCGGCCCGCGCCGTCCTCCACTGCCCTCCACCGCCCCAGGCCGCGCCGCCCTCgacggccgcccgcgccgcccctagccgcgccgcgccgccccgccctccACCGCCCTCCACCGCCCCAGGCCGCGCAGCCCTCgacggccgcccgcgccgcccctggccgcgccgcgccgccccgccctccACCGCCCTCCACCGCCCCAGGCCGCGCCGCCCTCgacggccgcccgcgccgcccctagccgcgccgcgccgccccgccctccACCGCCCTCCACCGCCCCAGGCCGCGCAGCCCTCgacggccgcccgcgccgcccctggccgcgccgcgccgccccgccctccACCGCCCTCCACCGCCCCAGGCCGCGCCACCCTCgacggccgcccgcgccgccccaccccgccccgccccgggcCGTGCCGCCCTCCACCGCCCTCCACCGCCCTCCACCGCCCGCTCC ATTTGAAGAGCTATTTTAGTCAAGGCCGCAGTGGACCTAGCACTCGTGCTAGTGGAGTTGCAGATCATCATGAAGCTCAATTACAAGGGGAAGAAGAGGTTAATGGTGAAGGAAATGCACATGTTCAAGTTCAAGCACATCAAGATGACAATAGTGAAGAAGTTGATGGTCAAGAATTTGAAGGTATAACTGAGTTCAACCCGGATCACATCATTTCTGATCCGGGACTTCGTATTCCAATTGATCGCTTTGCTCCTAATATTAGAGATGAAGTTAGAAGGGCATTCATAGCTAAAG TCAAGGAACAAATGGCTATTATTGTGAGATTTGTCAACAAAAAAGGAGAAGTAATAGAAAGATTTTTGGGTATCAACCATGTGAAGGACACAACATCAGAGTCATTGAAGAAAGTATTAGTTGAGATGTTAAGTGATCATGGATTAGTTGTTGCAAAACTTTGA
- the LOC112885059 gene encoding condensin-2 complex subunit H2 isoform X1 produces MDGGGGGDGGSSGGRFPILQANRDPESNWEVDVAKRLEEYLFKICSGEVTGEDGAHSVNFAEAALLLQGSIQVYSRKVEYLYSLVLHALEFLSQKNCCNSWGRKDRRDEKVKSEDAMADGQDQHENGSAHGNENDASTISNEEDDVFMGLDDVPVEARISLDNNVDRDDLQRKNVRPPANLLVFEGDCLDSEASELDSYLLATCDFYGDFLLLDPCDAPAVFEFLQGKCSGKENNLAHQGSSVPSKNRPSVFTSPNGRSGGTGRKSAPGKVQEDLDPTQENPGQSNANKTEDNTNACGNGWSDPVDHDFPGDYIPPDPDDLDDPGDPVGEDSDDEDPWKPLNPYEPGNLKIKPYRRVKGSARQVIGTAKRKTLTSLFPMAKMDGVIVPEHAMSFEAQQSQQEEIHASQSPPPYEMLMRSFEYGEQGNPDVFGDSNYDIGPDIGVGFDDPDDSDSPICGDIGVAIESPTCPSERKEEPPNGTQVSQENMDTHESLDDLCRSHLNALLASIAEIEQQSEMDARVSTWKERIEHALEEQDKNPPFDIGSYGEQILDTLSSSTDNMGIASFSEIVSGRPKYEVARTFSALLQLVNGRSVDLDKGQATNELVCHTAENPFHVKLIGPNRRPEMEARFARKRGKSPLQNPGQGGESSLAQREPPKKPAHKNGKIPVKTAIRLTPDGKRRRRSAAHLMQPINLESSG; encoded by the exons atggacggcggcggcggcggggatggtgGCTCGAGCGGCGGGAGGTTCCCCATTCTGCAGGCGAACCGGGACCCCGAATCGAACTGGGAGGTGGATGTCGCTAAGAGACTCGAGGAGTACCTGTTCAAGATCTGCTCCGGCGAGGTCACGGGCGAGGACGGGGCCCACTCTGTCAACTTCGCCGAAG CGGCGCTGTTACTCCAGGGATCAATTCAAGTGTACAGTAGGAAGGTGGAGTACCTGTACTCATTGGTGCTTCATGCGTTGGAATTCCTCTCACAAAAGAA ctgctgcaATTCATGGGGAAGAAAGGACCGAAGAGATGAGAAGGTAAAAAGCGAAGATGCAATGGCAGATGG GCAGGATCAGCATGAAAATGGCTCAGCCCATGGTAACGAAAATGACGCCAGCACGATAtccaatgaagaagatgatgtaTTTATGGGGTTAGATGATGTCCCAG TGGAAGCAAGGATCTCTCTGGATAACAATGTCGATCGAGATGATTTACAAAGAAAAAATGTGAGGCCACCAGCAAATCTGCTGGTGTTCGAAGGAGATTGTTTGGATAGCGAAGCGAGTGAGCTAGACTCGTATTTG TTGGCAACATGTGATTTTTACGGAGATTTCCTTCTGCTGGATCCATGTGATGCGCCAGCTGTTTTTGAATTTCTGCAAGGAAAATGTTCTGGTAAAGAAAATAATTTGGCTCATCAAGGCAGCTCAGTGCCTTCTAAAAACCGACCCAGTGTGTTCACTTCCCCAAATGGAAGATCAGGGGGCACAGGTCGTAAATCGGCCCCTGGAAAAGTCCAAGAAGATCTAGATCCAACTCAGGAGAATCCTGGCCAATCAAATGCAAATAAAACTGAAGATAATACCAATGCATGTGGCAACGGATGGTCTGATCCTGTTGACCATGACTTTCCAGGTGATTACATACCACCTGACCCAGATGATTTAGACGATCCTGGTGATCCTGTTGGGGAGGATTCTGATGATGAGGATCCATGGAAGCCTTTGAATCCCTATGAACCTGGCAACCTGAAGATTAAACCTTACAGGAGAG TTAAAGGTTCTGCACGGCAGGTTATCGGCACTGCAAAAAGGAAAACTCTGACATCTTTATTTCCTATGGCAAAGATGGATGGTGTCATTGTACCTGAACATGCAATGTCTTTTGAAGCACAACAATCTCAGCAGGAGGAAATTCATGCTTCCCAATCACCCCCTCCATATGAAATG CTTATGAGGTCATTTGAATATGGAGAGCAAGGAAATCCCGATGTGTTTGGAGATTCAAACTATGACATTGGACCCGATATTGGTGTTGGTTTTGATGATCCTGATGATTCAGATAGTCCAATATGCGGCGACATTGGTGTTGCTATTGAGAGTCCAACATGTCCTTCTGAg AGAAAGGAAGAACCTCCTAACGGGACTCAAGTTTCACAGGAGAATATGGATACACATGAAAGCCTAGACGATTTGTGTCGGTCTCATCTG AATGCTCTCCTTGCCAGCATAGCTGAGATTGAACAGCAGAGTGAGATGGATGCTCGAGTTTCGACGTGGAAAGAAAGAATTGAGCATGCTTTGGAAGAGCAG GATAAAAATCCACCTTTTGATATTGGTTCATATGGAGAGCAAATCCTTGACACGCTTTCATCAAGTACAGACAATATGGGGATTGCATCTTTTAGTGAGATTGTTAGTGGCAGACCAAAGTATGAGGTTGCACGAACATTCTCTGCCCTGCTCCAGCTG GTGAACGGCAGAAGTGTTGATCTGGACAAAGGACAAGCCACGAATGAGCTGGTGTGTCACACAGCTGAGAATCCATTCCATGTAAAGCTCATCGGTCCCAACCGGAGGCCAGAAATGGAAGCACGCTTTGCACGGAAGAGAGGGAAGTCCCCACTGCAAAATCCTGGCCAAGGTGGTGAGTCCTCCCTGGCGCAACGGGAGCCCCCGAAGAAACCAGCGCATAAAAATGGCAAGATTCCAGTCAAGACAGCTATCAGGCTGACCCCTGATGGCAAGCGAAGGCGAAGGTCAGCTGCTCACCTAATGCAGCCGATCAATCTGGAATCCAGCGGATGA
- the LOC112885059 gene encoding condensin-2 complex subunit H2 isoform X2 has product MDGGGGGDGGSSGGRFPILQANRDPESNWEVDVAKRLEEYLFKICSGEVTGEDGAHSVNFAEAALLLQGSIQVYSRKVEYLYSLVLHALEFLSQKKQDQHENGSAHGNENDASTISNEEDDVFMGLDDVPVEARISLDNNVDRDDLQRKNVRPPANLLVFEGDCLDSEASELDSYLLATCDFYGDFLLLDPCDAPAVFEFLQGKCSGKENNLAHQGSSVPSKNRPSVFTSPNGRSGGTGRKSAPGKVQEDLDPTQENPGQSNANKTEDNTNACGNGWSDPVDHDFPGDYIPPDPDDLDDPGDPVGEDSDDEDPWKPLNPYEPGNLKIKPYRRVKGSARQVIGTAKRKTLTSLFPMAKMDGVIVPEHAMSFEAQQSQQEEIHASQSPPPYEMLMRSFEYGEQGNPDVFGDSNYDIGPDIGVGFDDPDDSDSPICGDIGVAIESPTCPSERKEEPPNGTQVSQENMDTHESLDDLCRSHLNALLASIAEIEQQSEMDARVSTWKERIEHALEEQDKNPPFDIGSYGEQILDTLSSSTDNMGIASFSEIVSGRPKYEVARTFSALLQLVNGRSVDLDKGQATNELVCHTAENPFHVKLIGPNRRPEMEARFARKRGKSPLQNPGQGGESSLAQREPPKKPAHKNGKIPVKTAIRLTPDGKRRRRSAAHLMQPINLESSG; this is encoded by the exons atggacggcggcggcggcggggatggtgGCTCGAGCGGCGGGAGGTTCCCCATTCTGCAGGCGAACCGGGACCCCGAATCGAACTGGGAGGTGGATGTCGCTAAGAGACTCGAGGAGTACCTGTTCAAGATCTGCTCCGGCGAGGTCACGGGCGAGGACGGGGCCCACTCTGTCAACTTCGCCGAAG CGGCGCTGTTACTCCAGGGATCAATTCAAGTGTACAGTAGGAAGGTGGAGTACCTGTACTCATTGGTGCTTCATGCGTTGGAATTCCTCTCACAAAAGAA GCAGGATCAGCATGAAAATGGCTCAGCCCATGGTAACGAAAATGACGCCAGCACGATAtccaatgaagaagatgatgtaTTTATGGGGTTAGATGATGTCCCAG TGGAAGCAAGGATCTCTCTGGATAACAATGTCGATCGAGATGATTTACAAAGAAAAAATGTGAGGCCACCAGCAAATCTGCTGGTGTTCGAAGGAGATTGTTTGGATAGCGAAGCGAGTGAGCTAGACTCGTATTTG TTGGCAACATGTGATTTTTACGGAGATTTCCTTCTGCTGGATCCATGTGATGCGCCAGCTGTTTTTGAATTTCTGCAAGGAAAATGTTCTGGTAAAGAAAATAATTTGGCTCATCAAGGCAGCTCAGTGCCTTCTAAAAACCGACCCAGTGTGTTCACTTCCCCAAATGGAAGATCAGGGGGCACAGGTCGTAAATCGGCCCCTGGAAAAGTCCAAGAAGATCTAGATCCAACTCAGGAGAATCCTGGCCAATCAAATGCAAATAAAACTGAAGATAATACCAATGCATGTGGCAACGGATGGTCTGATCCTGTTGACCATGACTTTCCAGGTGATTACATACCACCTGACCCAGATGATTTAGACGATCCTGGTGATCCTGTTGGGGAGGATTCTGATGATGAGGATCCATGGAAGCCTTTGAATCCCTATGAACCTGGCAACCTGAAGATTAAACCTTACAGGAGAG TTAAAGGTTCTGCACGGCAGGTTATCGGCACTGCAAAAAGGAAAACTCTGACATCTTTATTTCCTATGGCAAAGATGGATGGTGTCATTGTACCTGAACATGCAATGTCTTTTGAAGCACAACAATCTCAGCAGGAGGAAATTCATGCTTCCCAATCACCCCCTCCATATGAAATG CTTATGAGGTCATTTGAATATGGAGAGCAAGGAAATCCCGATGTGTTTGGAGATTCAAACTATGACATTGGACCCGATATTGGTGTTGGTTTTGATGATCCTGATGATTCAGATAGTCCAATATGCGGCGACATTGGTGTTGCTATTGAGAGTCCAACATGTCCTTCTGAg AGAAAGGAAGAACCTCCTAACGGGACTCAAGTTTCACAGGAGAATATGGATACACATGAAAGCCTAGACGATTTGTGTCGGTCTCATCTG AATGCTCTCCTTGCCAGCATAGCTGAGATTGAACAGCAGAGTGAGATGGATGCTCGAGTTTCGACGTGGAAAGAAAGAATTGAGCATGCTTTGGAAGAGCAG GATAAAAATCCACCTTTTGATATTGGTTCATATGGAGAGCAAATCCTTGACACGCTTTCATCAAGTACAGACAATATGGGGATTGCATCTTTTAGTGAGATTGTTAGTGGCAGACCAAAGTATGAGGTTGCACGAACATTCTCTGCCCTGCTCCAGCTG GTGAACGGCAGAAGTGTTGATCTGGACAAAGGACAAGCCACGAATGAGCTGGTGTGTCACACAGCTGAGAATCCATTCCATGTAAAGCTCATCGGTCCCAACCGGAGGCCAGAAATGGAAGCACGCTTTGCACGGAAGAGAGGGAAGTCCCCACTGCAAAATCCTGGCCAAGGTGGTGAGTCCTCCCTGGCGCAACGGGAGCCCCCGAAGAAACCAGCGCATAAAAATGGCAAGATTCCAGTCAAGACAGCTATCAGGCTGACCCCTGATGGCAAGCGAAGGCGAAGGTCAGCTGCTCACCTAATGCAGCCGATCAATCTGGAATCCAGCGGATGA